A segment of the Rhodopirellula bahusiensis genome:
TGTCGAGAAGAAACATGTTCACGACGACCTGATCATCTTCCCGGCTGACGAGTCCAAAGGCGAAACCGAGCCCCGCGTTATTTTCCTATCGCCTGATGCCAAGGCGATTATCGATCGATTGGTCGAATTGCGTCCCGAAGGTCCCCTCTTCCGCAACGCCTACGGGGGCCGGTGGAAGAAGGATGCAATCAAATGCCGGCTCAATCGCATGAGCAAGAAACTCGGCTTTCGCGTGATCGCCTATGGAGCTCGGCATTCCTACGCAACCAACGCTTTGACAACCGGCGGGGTTGATCCTATCTCGCTTTCCCACTTAATGGGACACAAGGACACCGCGATGGTGTCGCGTGTTTATAGCCACCTTGCCAAGAATATGGACTTCCTCCGGCAGCAGGCAGCGAAGGCGAACCGAAATGCCTCGGCGGATTCTGATACCGAGGGCGATGGGACAAGTAAGTGATTGCGGAGAAGATGTATGAGTGATGGTGAAGGTATGTCGTCGTTGCTCGATGATTTGCCGCGGGGCCGGCACGCTGATGACATCGGCTCGATCGAGTCGGCGTTCTTCGAGCATCCCGATAACCTTGCTGCGGCCCCGTCTCTGCGGATGGACCCGGAGAATAATCGGCAAGCGAAGATGTTCCTCGGTGTCGTCGGGGCGGAGATCCGCATCGGCGACCAGCTGGCCAATGGTCGTTTCCCGCGATGGGCCAGCGGCGGCGTCCCAATCGGTGTCGCCGATGATCGACATCACTTCCTGCTGGCGGGGTCACGGGCCGGAAAGGGGCGGTCCGTCCTGACGCCTAATTTGATCTCGTTGCCCAAGTCAACGTCGGTGTTGGTGCTCGACCCCAAGGGGGACCTCGCCGCGATGACGGCTCGGTGGCGGCATCAGGGTTTAGGGCAGGATGTTGCGGTCACCGATCCGTTCGATTGCTCGGGTGCATCGACCCGTTCGTATCGATCGGCCTTCAACGCGGTCGACTTCGTCGTCGGCAGCCATCCCGATGTCCTGACGGCCAACGCGATGCTCGTCGCAGATGCCTTGGTCGTTGAGAACGAGCAGAGTAAAGACCCGCACTGGGATGAATCCGGACGCGACTGGATCGGTGGATTGATCGCTCACGTCGCCACCCACGCCAACTACGAAGGACGCCGCGACTTGGTGACCGTGTGGCAGTTGTCGTCCGAAGCCATGCAGCCGCTCGCCGACGACTCCGGACGCTACGCCCTCGAAGCCGAAATGCTGCAGTCTGACGCCGCGGGTGGATTTGTCCGAGCCGCGGCTCAATCATTTTACGGACGCTCCGGATCGGAGTTCTTTGGCGTCGCGTCCAACGCCCGTCGCCACCTTAGCTTTATCGGAGTTTCGGCGATCCAGAACGTCCTGCGAGGCCCCTCGGTCGATCCCAAAAAACTCAAGAGCGGTTCGCTGGCGTGGTACGTCACCAGCCCCGCCATGCGAGCCCCGCTGATGCGTGGTTTTCAACGGCTCGTGGTGCAAATGACGCTTGCAGCATTCGAAGAGGAAAACATTTCGACCGGTCACCAAACCGTGTTCATGCTTGACGAATTCCAATCGCTTGGACGATTGCGGGCGTTGGAAACGGCAATCGCCCAGTTCGCGGGTCTCGGTGCCAAGCTAATGATCGTGCTGCAGGACTTGCCGCAGATCAAGGCGGCTTATCCGAAGTCGTGGCAAACCTTTCTCGGCAATGCCGGCGTGCTTCAGGCGTTCGGCGGCAATGACGACGAAACACTCTCCTACCTCAGCAAAAGGCTCGGGGAGGCCCTCGTTAAAACCAAGTCGTTGTCACAGCCCGGCGTGTCGCAATTGATGCGAGAGTCGGCCACCGGTTCGAGTTTTCAACTCAGCTCCAAACCCCTCCTCACTCCTTCCGAGATCGAACTGTACTTTGCCCGCGACGATTCCAAACTCCGGCAATTGATCCTGCGCCCCGGCTTCCGGCCGATGATCTTGCAGCGGGTCTTCTACGACCAATCTGAGTATTTCTGCAATCGGTTCGATGAGCGGTTCTGATGCGTCGACAAGCCAGAATTAGATTCTGATACCAAAGGCGTGGCATAAGTTTGCGAGGATCTTGAACAGTGTGTCGATCTAGCCGAGATGTTCCCTCAGCAACACGTCGTACCGTCGTGTGAGTGAGCGGCATTTGATCTTCTCAAGTCGCGAGGACACAGATCGATCTTCGGTAGCCGCCGCGAGCGAAAGGTCCACAATCGCATCTCGAAGTGGATGTTCGCTATGCTCGGCCAAAAACAACGTGACGCACCCGAGCATAAGATTGGGCTTCCCGATTGCGATGTGAAGCTTCATTAGCTCAATCAACGTTTCCGCCTTTTTATCTCGGTGATACGCTTCGGTGAATCGGTTGATCAGTCGCTGCTTTCGATCAAGACCGGATTGGTTCATGGTGTAGTGCCTTACATAGTTGAGATGTAGGTATTAACGGATATCAGCCCAAGCCGGGGCCGCGGTCCAACGGCGTGGTGCGGTGACGCCCCAAACGGTTGAAATCAACCTGGCGCGGGGCATCCTTTCCGGTCCGCGTGTCCGGCAATGCGTCGCCACTCGTTTTTTCGGCGACGGTCTCACGAACTGAACCGCGACTGAGGATAGGACCACCCGGTGACGGGGCGGGAGCGGGCTTTGACAACTTTGGTGCCTTTGAGTCTTCGGCAGCCTTACCGAAATCCTTTTTTGCTTCGACAGGTTTCAGTTCGGATGGGGCCGCTTCCGGTGTGAAGATTGGGGTAATCGCCGGCGGGGGCCAATTGGATCGGGCCATCGAATAGCTCCGTTGAGGAAAGGGAAAAAATTAGAAGTGAACGGTTTGGTCGGCGGGCAATGCCGTCTTCTCGCGTCGCCGCGATTCGAGGTAGTCCATTAAATCCTTCTCCGAGATGCGGCGGCACGAACCGATCTGATAGCTCGGCAGCTCGCCCCGTTGGACGATGCCGTAGACGTGCGACGGGCTGACCTTCAGCAACGCCGCCGTTTCTTTGATGGTGAACAGCGTCATCCCAAACCTCCCCGCGTGTCGGCGACCCTGTCTAAATCCAAACCGACCGCGTCACGTGAAGTGCTCCGCAGGGTCGGCGTCGTGACTTCCAACGCGACGTTGATCAGACCGACCAAATTCTCAGCGGTCTCCTTGTTCATGGAGGCCACCGGGATCGTGCGGACGCTGCCCTGGCAATCGTTCTCACCATCGAACCGATCGGCGGGCCCGCTGCGAAGCACCAGTTGCAACGTCTTCGATGTTTCAAGTTCATGAATGCCGGGCTTCTTCTCTTTCCCGTCGTCCCGCGGTAGCGACGCCTTGTACTCGGCCGCTTCGGGATCGTCCGCGATGCTCGGACGGATCGCCAGCGGTTCGCCGCCAGGAAAGCGGTCCATCCGAATGCCCTCGTCGTAAAACCAGGATCGAAACGCCACCACGTCGCTGGCGACGTAGATCTTCAAACGCCTGGCGAACACGATCCGTGACAGCGGCTTCGGTAAGCTGCTCTTTAGCACCCGAAACCCCACCATCGAAGCGATCAGCGTCCCGAAACCGACCAGTGCCCACCGCGTGATCGGGGGTTCGATCGGCGGCACTAAAATCTCGACCGCTAGAAATGCCACCGGAGCAAACGCCAAGGCGAAGACACCGGATGCCAAACGTCCACGATTAGCGGTTTCCCAACTTGGGATGCGTGCCGAAATGACCGCCTGCTTGTTCTCGTCATCAAACATCATCGACGGCCAAGCCGGCATTCCCGGGCGGATGAAGCGTTCATACATGGCGGACCTCGCAACGATGTGAAAGGAAAAGAGGGAAAAACGGCGACGGGGTCAATCGAGCCGTGGCATTGGCGGCTGGTCGGTTAGTGTGTTGGCAATCACGTACTGGCCCCGTTCGAAGCCGCAGTGGTCCATGATCTCGGTCCACTTGTCGGTCTCAGACAACGCGACGTAATACAATGCCAGGCCGTGGCCGGCGGACTGATAGGTCTTCAGCTCGTCAACCAGGACGCGGCCGTGAGCCTTGCGTTTTTCGACATCGCTTTCGGAGTCGATCAGGTCGCTGATCGTGACCGTCAACACCTTGGTGTCCTGGCCGGCGTCGGGCATCCGGTTGGCATACGCGATGACATTCCCCATCGCTTCGTAGATCGGGCTGCGGTTCGGATCAGACTTCGACATCAGAAATGCCGACAATGCCTCGGGGTCTTTGAATCGCTGACGAAGCTGACGAGGAGTGCCTTCGAACAGC
Coding sequences within it:
- a CDS encoding helix-turn-helix domain-containing protein, whose translation is MTLFTIKETAALLKVSPSHVYGIVQRGELPSYQIGSCRRISEKDLMDYLESRRREKTALPADQTVHF
- a CDS encoding type IV secretory system conjugative DNA transfer family protein, with amino-acid sequence MSDGEGMSSLLDDLPRGRHADDIGSIESAFFEHPDNLAAAPSLRMDPENNRQAKMFLGVVGAEIRIGDQLANGRFPRWASGGVPIGVADDRHHFLLAGSRAGKGRSVLTPNLISLPKSTSVLVLDPKGDLAAMTARWRHQGLGQDVAVTDPFDCSGASTRSYRSAFNAVDFVVGSHPDVLTANAMLVADALVVENEQSKDPHWDESGRDWIGGLIAHVATHANYEGRRDLVTVWQLSSEAMQPLADDSGRYALEAEMLQSDAAGGFVRAAAQSFYGRSGSEFFGVASNARRHLSFIGVSAIQNVLRGPSVDPKKLKSGSLAWYVTSPAMRAPLMRGFQRLVVQMTLAAFEEENISTGHQTVFMLDEFQSLGRLRALETAIAQFAGLGAKLMIVLQDLPQIKAAYPKSWQTFLGNAGVLQAFGGNDDETLSYLSKRLGEALVKTKSLSQPGVSQLMRESATGSSFQLSSKPLLTPSEIELYFARDDSKLRQLILRPGFRPMILQRVFYDQSEYFCNRFDERF